The Entelurus aequoreus isolate RoL-2023_Sb linkage group LG04, RoL_Eaeq_v1.1, whole genome shotgun sequence nucleotide sequence TCGACATCAATGTTTTAATTATTGTGATAACCGCCACAGGctgaggttttttgtttttttatctctCCGCCATCagcggcatttgagtgacagccatgttcgccaatcagaattgtgaAGCCTCGCGTTTGTTCGTCTCTTGCTTCAAACAAAGAGAAAGACGTCTcactgtgcatcgctctcagcacctgagcgtgtttatttaacagtagaactAACTAAATGCAATGAGCCCTCGTTTCAATCTTTGTTTTGGTGGATGGAGAGCAAGACCGCCAGCTCCACTCGCACAGGAAGCACAGATAGTTTTGTGACTCGCCAGTAAGAAGTGCcacaaagtaacaaaaaataGGAGGAAAGAAATGATTACGAAGCCAAATGTACccttgtgggaatatttcagcttcaaattggaCGAACACGGACGAACGAGCAAGAATGCCGTGATGACATGATgccaataaacaaaaagacaacgtccgacttcgtttttccaactgggaaaaaaaaatgcactttaagatgtttgtttattttagatTTCATTTTTGCTTACAGAATTAAGCGTccattttattgtttgtttgtttatttagtaTAACTAAGTTATTTAACTTCCAATTACACTACAATAGTTAACAATTATACTATAATGACAAACAAAAGTGTATATTCTTTtcaatggttacttgcattattattaccgtatattgtgattacattacattataaacattgtATAGTTGTTACCGGTTATTTATTCAGTTTCAGAGCATAATGATGTAGACCAAAGCTGTGAGTCTGTGCAtgaagccaaatatttttgaaagtaaattattgcattttgttctaatgtgtggcaccttgagacaagaatgtAGATTGACAGTCTTAAAATAAAATTTCTTCCTTCACTTGTTACtttcgcagttttatgcatttatatttataaaatataaaaatcgcaaatcgaaTTGCAAGTTTGAAGAGAAATATTGCTATCAGGTTTTTTCTCAGTCGTGCAGCCCTAGTAATGACGTACACtactacgtacgtacgtacactactacgtacgtacgtaaccGTTTGTGTTGTTGGCTAATGATAGTGATTTGGATAGATAACGTTAGatattgtttatatattctaTGATAACATTATTTATGAAAATTATTTGCTTCTCTTAGAATGCTTTTGTGTGTGCGCACGCGCTCCCTGCGTGTACATGTTGACGAGACGTGTGTGACATGCCTGAACACCATACAAATTCCTCTGGGTGACTTTTTCTTTTCAATACAAATAAttgtgaacaatatacatttactTACTTAAGTAACTACAGttacttgcatgttcgaaataaactcaaactcaacttaactcatttatatacatgtatatttataatttatatatgttCTGGTAAacaactaatggtaacataagctagctaggtggttttgtaaaaaaaaaattttgtttgaaaaatgttactgtgagcaaGATGCAAACAGCCCCTTGAACTGCAGTAAGATTAGTATTTGTCTAAATGTTGTGGATTTGGTGACTTACAGGTAATTGAGATGGAGAAAGAGTTGGAGCCGATGAAAGTGAAGCTGCAGTCGGACAAACATACCACTGTAAAATATGATGAAAAATTGAAAGAATGGAAGGTAATGATTGCCTTGCACTTTTCTGACATGCATACAAAGTTCTCATCCAATCTGATTGTAGAACAAGGTCAAGGACTCCGAGAAGAAGTACAAACAGATCCAAGAACAGTTGGAGGTGATCACACAGCAGGTCCAGGAGCTCCAGCCTAAATGTGCTGAGCTCAAAGCCAATACCCAGAAACAAAGCACTCTTTTCAAGTCCAGTGAGGTCCGTGTTCTCATTACTAGCTTTTGCACAAGTTTAAATGACACTTTAATCTTTATAGTACTAAATctacaagtttatttttatttttgtgttctAGGTCACCGTCCATAGATGCAAGGCTAACCTGAGGGCTTTAGAAAAGGACAAGGCCCAGTTGTCCTCCAAGATAAATGATCTCAGGCTAAAGTGTGGCCCCTGATGACACATtcagtttttttcaaaatgtaacaTGAATAATACAGTATTATCATTCTATTGATCTATCCAGCATCAGTCAGGTAACGGGGTCAGAGAGCAAGGCCAAGGAGGAGCGTATGCAGCAAATACAGACCGATCTAGAAGATTTGATTCACCAGATCTCCACTCTGGATCAGCAAATTGATCAGTATCAATACGCCTACAGTCGTGCAAGAGAGGAACATGGAAAGATAAGGTGAGGTCTTTTAAACTAAACATTAATGAGAAATAGTTACAAGCACCAAATGCAAATATGCCTTCAGGAAAGAGCACAACATACTCAGGAATTCAATAGAAGCCAACGGTAAGCACTTGCGCACCATGGAAGGCAGTCGATCTAATCGTCTGCGGCGGTTTGGGGAGCAAATGCCCGCACTGCTCAATGCCATTGAAGATGCACATAAAAAGGGCCAATTCAAGCACAGACCTCGAGGACCCCTGGGTATGACTTGGTGGCCAATGGTGTGAAACATTTCTTTGCTTGCATCTCTGTCATGTCCATGCCTCCCTACACTAGGTTACCTTATCAACCTGAAGGACTCTGAGCTTGCTCTTGCCATAGAAGTGTGTCTAAAAGGTCTGGTGAAGGCTTTCACTTGTGACAACTACGAGGATGAAAAAGTGCTGAAGGGACTTATGGACAAAGTGTTTCCGGCTGGGCGAAGGCCTCCAATCATCACCAGCCAATTTTCCCCACATGTCTATAATACAAGCAAGCGGTAGGGGCAACAGTGCTACTGAGAATATTGGAAACCTTAAAACTCAACCTTCCAATCAAGAGTTCATTGTTTCATTTGTCTCTTCCAGGGCTGTGAATCACCCAGAATATCCATCTGCGCTTCAAGCTCTAGAAATTGAGGACCCGGTTGTGGCCAATTGCCTGATTGACCAGATGAGTATCGAGTGCGTTTTGCTCATTAAGGTAATAAGCCCTAAAGCAGAACTGTTTAATTGGCGGACCCGGGAATAACATCAGACTCATTTTGAATTCAGTTCAAAATTTTGGGAGAGAATAACATTTTTTACTGCAGATTCCCAAAAACTCTAAAGTGATGTCTTAAAGATCTTTAGTTTTTTTGCTTAATGGAAAACATTTTTCTCCAAATTTTATAACTGTAACAAAAAATAAGAGACCGAAAATAAATGGCTACTGCAGTGTACGCTCATTCTCATGAATATACAAATGAATAATTATGAAATACTAATATTGATAATAGTGTAGGCCGAAGTTCGGTACTTAGTTTTCTAGAATTATGCTCCCCATAATAATTTAGTTGAATAACCATGCCCGAAAGGAAAATGGGCATAATGAAACCATGTTTTTTTGGCTGTGCTTTAGCGACTCGGAGACTCGCTGGTTTATTGAGAAGAGGCACTAATTGGAGCATTTACTGAGAATTACAACTTCACCTTTCTAATATTTGCTGGGCAAGTGTCTTTTAACGTACAAGCAATTTGCATTTaggattttgtgtgtgtgtagaatcGCACTGAGGCCCGACAAGTGATGCAATCCAGACACCCTCCCCCCAACTGCCATGTGGCGTTCTCCATGGACGGCGACCAGATTTTCACTAATCGCATTTACACCGCCGAACAGACTCGAGCCAACCACCTTTCTAAGGATGTCGAGGATGAAATacggtgtgtctgtgtgtgtgcgtggccaGTCACCATCTACTTGACCAAACACATCTGCTGGCATAAATGTAATAATATGCTATTTGTAGACACCTCCAGAGAGAGTTGGAAAACCAGAAAACTCAGGCATCATCCTTGCAGCAACAAATGAAGAAGTTAGATGAGGACATCCGAGAGAACGAGAAGCTGGAGAAGAGAGCCCTTACAGAGCAGAAGCTTGCCAATGTATTACTTCTCCTTATGTAATGACTGATGTTAAGTTTTCTCAGTGGTAGACTATATTTAATTTGTTGCAGGATGAAGCCACAAAGTTAAAACTGGAGCTTTCAGACCTCCAGAATGAGGAAGAGCATCAGATGGAGGACCTCAACCCACTGGTTTGTACCATGCAGCAGATCCCTTGTTAACAGGAGAAAATGTTAACAAAACTCCATCACAGGAGGAGGATCTTCAGGAGATTGTCAATAAGATCTCATCAAAAAGCACAGAGTACAACGATGTGCAAGCTCTGATGAATGAGCTCAAGATGTCTTACGAAAAGGCCGAGCAGAAGTACAGGGAACACAAAGAGCGTATCAGCACAATTACTGAAGAGGCCGACGCAATCAAAGTAAGATGAGACGAGCCCttgtattgtgtctgtctctgaaCATCCAGTTTCTGTCTAATTGATCATCCATTTTGTCTCTAATTAATGGTTGTTTCTTCATAAAGGAGGAACTAACCAAGGCCGACCAGGAGGTGATGAAATGCAAGCATTACAAGAACCAGTATGATGAGAAACACAGCGCTCATCTGCAAAGCATCAAAATGCTGGAAGCCACGCTGCAGCACAAGGAGCAGGACATTCAGGTTGAGTGTGTTGGAACCAAGTTTTAAAAGATCCCTCCATGTTGCATCAGCGATTCACTAGTTTGCTTCCTCGAACGTCCAGGCTCATGTTTCCAAAGCCCAAGAGATTTGGCCTCAGCGCCTGAATGTGCGTCGGACTGCCAGGAGTCTGGACACGGAAATCAGCCGCCTCAAGGACAAGATTGCCAGCCAGCGAGAGCAAGAGGGGGACCGCGAGGAGATTGTTAGGTGTTTATTCTGCTGAACCTTTTTGTCATGCACTCACCATTGCTTTTGCTGCTAAGCCAGAAGTCTAACAACTTTGTCTCTGCTTATGTTGGTAACTTAATTTTATCATGAACACTCAGGCAGTACCATGAGGCGCTGAGGGAGTATAAGAATATGGCACAGCAATTGAAGAACCTCAAGATGTTCATCAAAAGCCTAGACAGTGTTATGAATCAAAGACTTCATGTTTACGCTGAGCTCAGGAGGTAAATGTGGCGAGGTTAAGTTGTAATTACCTCTGACAACTTTAAAAGAACCTCTTCTTCCTTTCCCGGTGTGCCTCAGGTTCCTCTCTGCACGTTGTAAATATTACTTTGACAGCATGCTGGCTCAGAGAGGCTTCACTGGAAGCATGGTCTTTGACCATAAGAACGAAACCCTCTCCATCTCCGTAAGAACATTCCAGAGCTGGCTTGCCTGTGGATTCAGAGTAGAACATTAACCAACCTCCTCCTTTCATTTTTTGCAGGTACATCCGAGTAAAGGAAACACGGCCGACATGAGCAACATGCGCTCGC carries:
- the LOC133648500 gene encoding structural maintenance of chromosomes protein 6-like — encoded protein: MSKKKNSPGGVNACKRAKPAEHDEEEDAMQVDHDTNKRDARFSKQVLFGGEVVSDAGIVESITLKNFMCHSVLGPFPFGSNVNFVVGKNGSGKTAILTALIVSLGGNALATNRGASLKGFVKEGESSADVSITLRNKGRDAYKSEVYGQAIIIDLRITRDGARTYKLKSKTGHIISTKKEELDSMLDNFNIQVNNPVSVLTQEMSKYFLHSKGEGDKYKFFMKATQLEQMKKDFVHIKTTKHVTEDKVDQHGECLKELKRKSLEKEECYKNLASLDELQTKLEDLQKQMAWAVVIEMEKELEPMKVKLQSDKHTTVKYDEKLKEWKNKVKDSEKKYKQIQEQLEVITQQVQELQPKCAELKANTQKQSTLFKSSEVTVHRCKANLRALEKDKAQLSSKINDLRLNISQVTGSESKAKEERMQQIQTDLEDLIHQISTLDQQIDQYQYAYSRAREEHGKIRKEHNILRNSIEANGKHLRTMEGSRSNRLRRFGEQMPALLNAIEDAHKKGQFKHRPRGPLGYLINLKDSELALAIEVCLKGLVKAFTCDNYEDEKVLKGLMDKVFPAGRRPPIITSQFSPHVYNTSKRAVNHPEYPSALQALEIEDPVVANCLIDQMSIECVLLIKNRTEARQVMQSRHPPPNCHVAFSMDGDQIFTNRIYTAEQTRANHLSKDVEDEIRHLQRELENQKTQASSLQQQMKKLDEDIRENEKLEKRALTEQKLANDEATKLKLELSDLQNEEEHQMEDLNPLEEDLQEIVNKISSKSTEYNDVQALMNELKMSYEKAEQKYREHKERISTITEEADAIKEELTKADQEVMKCKHYKNQYDEKHSAHLQSIKMLEATLQHKEQDIQAHVSKAQEIWPQRLNVRRTARSLDTEISRLKDKIASQREQEGDREEIVRQYHEALREYKNMAQQLKNLKMFIKSLDSVMNQRLHVYAELRRFLSARCKYYFDSMLAQRGFTGSMVFDHKNETLSISVHPSKGNTADMSNMRSLSGGERSFSTVCFVLSLWAITEAPFRCLDEFDVYMDMVNRRISVDMMLKVADGQRYRQFIFFTPLSMSSLPESDLIRILRVNGPARDQSTEDDQNEVQT